The following are encoded together in the Ferrimicrobium sp. genome:
- the lepB gene encoding signal peptidase I, giving the protein MTEQTTDDAAPVVGDGDDSAHPKRHTLRNWLIVIVVALVVAVGVRAYVFESFFVPSGSMIPTIEIGDHMIVDKLSYHLHSVGFGNIIVFHKPADDHTSANIHYLVKRVIGLPGQTIWFHDGQVYINGKPIAEPFLPKGVKTYPLSAASESPIHIPKNEYYVLGDNRGDSADSRVFGPISRSLIVGRVILIYWPLSQWHYF; this is encoded by the coding sequence ATGACAGAGCAGACGACTGACGACGCAGCTCCGGTGGTTGGAGACGGAGACGACTCAGCCCATCCAAAACGTCATACGCTTCGTAACTGGCTGATCGTGATCGTGGTTGCACTGGTGGTCGCCGTTGGGGTGAGAGCCTATGTTTTCGAATCCTTCTTCGTCCCGTCAGGTTCGATGATACCGACGATTGAAATCGGCGATCATATGATCGTTGACAAGCTGAGTTACCATCTCCACTCCGTGGGCTTTGGCAATATCATCGTCTTTCACAAACCGGCTGATGACCACACCAGCGCCAATATTCACTATCTTGTCAAACGGGTGATTGGTCTGCCAGGGCAGACCATCTGGTTCCATGATGGCCAGGTGTACATCAACGGTAAGCCCATCGCTGAGCCCTTCCTGCCTAAGGGTGTCAAGACCTACCCGCTGAGCGCGGCATCAGAATCGCCGATCCATATTCCAAAGAACGAGTACTACGTCTTGGGTGATAATCGCGGTGACTCTGCCGATTCACGCGTCTTTGGCCCGATTTCAAGGTCACTGATCGTGGGTCGGGTGATCCTGATCTACTGGCCGCTATCACAGTGGCACTACTTTTAG
- the pafA gene encoding Pup--protein ligase: protein MAELDRRIFGIENEYGVTCTLRGQRRLSPDEVARYLFRRVVSWGRSSNVFLENGARLYLDVGSHPEYATPECDSLEDLVSHDKAGELILESLAYSAEVRMREEGIRGSVYLLKNNTDSAGNSYGCHENFLTLRVDDLSRLVEVLIPFLVTRQIYAGAGKVLLTSRGPVYTLSQRAEHIWEGVSSATTRSRPIINTRDEPHADAERFRRLHVIVGDSNMSQWATFLKVGAMSLVLRLLEHDIVLRDLSMENPIRAIREISHDPSLTKRVRLVNGREMTALEIQESYYERAQRFSTNHAIPPDEQRALVMWGEALEALRTDPMKLDGRVDWVTKYRLIEEYRSRHDLPLSHPQVSLVDLQYHDINRNRSVYYKLVEHGRTVELVDEARIKRAVDVPPQTTRARLRGEFIAAAKAHHRDYTVDWVHLKLNDQAQRTVMLKDPFASYDDRVERLIAGL from the coding sequence GTGGCGGAGCTCGATCGTAGGATCTTTGGTATCGAGAATGAATATGGGGTGACGTGCACCCTACGTGGACAGCGTCGCTTGAGTCCTGACGAGGTTGCCAGGTACCTGTTTCGGCGAGTGGTGAGCTGGGGGCGTTCCTCAAATGTCTTCTTAGAAAATGGTGCTCGTCTGTATCTCGATGTTGGTAGCCATCCTGAGTATGCCACCCCGGAATGTGATAGCCTCGAGGACCTGGTCAGTCATGACAAAGCTGGCGAGCTCATCCTTGAATCGTTGGCGTACTCTGCGGAGGTGCGGATGCGCGAGGAGGGGATCCGTGGTTCGGTGTATCTCCTGAAGAACAACACCGACTCGGCAGGCAACTCCTATGGTTGTCATGAAAACTTTCTGACCTTGCGCGTGGATGACCTTTCACGTTTGGTGGAGGTGCTGATCCCCTTCCTCGTGACACGGCAGATCTATGCAGGAGCTGGGAAGGTACTGCTCACCTCCAGAGGACCGGTCTATACCCTTTCGCAACGCGCTGAGCACATCTGGGAGGGCGTCTCCTCCGCGACGACCCGTTCTCGCCCGATCATCAATACCCGCGATGAACCCCATGCTGATGCAGAACGTTTTCGTCGGTTGCACGTGATCGTTGGCGACTCCAACATGTCGCAGTGGGCCACCTTCTTGAAGGTTGGCGCGATGTCGCTGGTGCTGCGACTGCTCGAGCACGATATCGTCCTAAGGGATCTCTCAATGGAAAACCCGATTCGAGCGATTCGCGAGATCTCCCATGATCCCTCATTGACCAAGCGTGTGCGACTGGTGAATGGTCGTGAGATGACGGCGCTCGAGATTCAGGAGAGTTACTACGAGCGCGCACAACGCTTCAGTACGAATCACGCGATTCCACCTGATGAGCAGCGTGCGTTGGTGATGTGGGGTGAGGCGCTGGAGGCGCTGCGAACTGACCCGATGAAGCTCGATGGACGGGTTGACTGGGTGACGAAGTATCGGCTGATTGAAGAGTACCGTTCACGACACGATTTGCCGTTGTCACACCCACAGGTCTCGCTGGTTGATCTGCAGTATCACGATATCAACCGTAACCGCAGTGTCTACTATAAGTTGGTTGAGCATGGGCGCACGGTTGAACTCGTGGATGAGGCCCGTATCAAACGGGCAGTTGATGTCCCACCGCAGACGACGCGTGCCCGCCTACGCGGGGAGTTTATTGCGGCGGCGAAAGCTCATCACCGCGATTATACGGTGGATTGGGTGCACCTGAAGCTCAATGACCAGGCACAGCGGACGGTGATGTTGAAGGACCCATTTGCGTCCTATGATGACCGGGTAGAGAGGTTGATAGCAGGTTTATGA
- the prcA gene encoding proteasome subunit alpha: MSMPFYVAPEQMMKDRADYARKGIARGRALIGAVYQVGVLLCAENPSRSLHKVSEIYDRIAFAGVGKYNEFDQLRVAGIRHADTKGFAYARDDVDARSLANLYAQYLGQVFTHEVKPLEVEILVAELGAAGKDSQLFHILYDGTVVDEQHFAVIGGDSDAIAERFAGSFADGWDLRDALHACIGALSEDEHQLQYEDLEIAVLEDRGERRTFRRIVGVELQNLVGDPG, encoded by the coding sequence ATGAGTATGCCTTTTTACGTAGCTCCTGAGCAGATGATGAAAGATCGTGCCGACTATGCCCGAAAAGGCATTGCTCGGGGGCGTGCTCTCATCGGTGCCGTGTACCAAGTCGGGGTTTTGTTATGTGCGGAGAACCCCTCGCGTTCTCTCCACAAGGTCTCGGAGATCTATGACCGGATTGCCTTCGCTGGGGTCGGTAAGTACAACGAATTCGATCAGCTGCGAGTGGCGGGTATTCGCCATGCGGACACAAAGGGGTTTGCGTACGCTCGCGACGATGTCGATGCGAGAAGTCTGGCAAACCTCTATGCGCAGTATCTCGGCCAAGTCTTCACCCACGAAGTCAAACCGCTTGAGGTGGAGATTCTGGTGGCTGAACTCGGGGCCGCCGGTAAGGACTCGCAGCTATTCCATATTCTCTACGATGGGACGGTCGTTGACGAACAACACTTTGCGGTGATCGGGGGTGATTCTGACGCGATCGCGGAGCGTTTTGCGGGATCGTTTGCAGATGGTTGGGACCTTCGGGATGCGCTTCATGCCTGCATCGGAGCCTTGAGCGAGGACGAGCATCAATTGCAGTACGAGGATCTTGAGATTGCGGTCCTAGAGGATCGCGGCGAACGCAGAACCTTCCGTAGGATTGTTGGAGTTGAGTTGCAGAACTTGGTTGGTGATCCTGGTTGA
- the prcB gene encoding proteasome subunit beta, translated as MALPLFDVVRDPGPDFCGLLGRLDERGTQVTRQSGSAEVQGVPHGTTIAAVRFRDGVVIAGDRRATEGNIIANRTIEKVFPADRFSAVAIAGAAGPAIEMVRLFQVQLEHYEKVEGTVLSLEGKANQLAQMIRSNLGMAMQGLAVVPLFAGWDLHRSQGRIFTYDIAGGKYEEEAFYATGSGGRDARATLRLGFRPGMSRDDVVRLATKALFEAAQEDSATGGPDLLRGIFPVIGVIDASGYQRVGDDELSVLAHELETELTTRRQPE; from the coding sequence TTGGCGCTGCCATTGTTTGATGTAGTTCGTGACCCGGGGCCAGATTTCTGTGGTCTTTTAGGCCGACTCGATGAGCGCGGTACGCAGGTGACTCGGCAGTCGGGTTCAGCGGAGGTCCAGGGCGTTCCTCATGGGACCACGATCGCTGCGGTGCGATTTCGCGATGGCGTGGTGATCGCCGGTGATCGTCGCGCCACCGAAGGCAATATCATTGCCAATCGGACCATTGAGAAGGTATTTCCAGCAGATCGTTTCTCGGCGGTAGCGATTGCCGGAGCGGCTGGTCCTGCTATCGAGATGGTTCGGCTGTTCCAAGTACAGCTGGAGCATTATGAGAAGGTTGAGGGGACCGTCCTTTCTCTCGAGGGCAAGGCAAATCAGCTGGCGCAGATGATCCGGTCGAATCTTGGCATGGCAATGCAGGGGCTTGCAGTGGTCCCGCTCTTTGCGGGTTGGGATCTCCATCGGAGCCAAGGGAGGATCTTTACCTACGATATTGCCGGAGGTAAATACGAGGAGGAGGCGTTCTATGCGACGGGATCGGGTGGTCGTGATGCTCGCGCCACGCTTCGACTCGGTTTCCGTCCTGGGATGAGTCGTGACGACGTCGTCCGTTTGGCGACCAAGGCACTCTTCGAGGCGGCTCAGGAGGACTCTGCCACCGGAGGGCCCGACCTTTTGCGAGGTATCTTCCCCGTGATTGGTGTGATCGACGCCTCCGGATATCAGCGGGTTGGTGATGATGAGCTCAGCGTACTCGCCCATGAATTGGAGACGGAGTTGACGACAAGGAGACAGCCAGAATGA
- a CDS encoding ubiquitin-like protein Pup, translating into MAEREQVRKSSSNREEVVEEEAAPSTERSDQLKAELDDILDEIDEVLEDNAEEFVRNYVQKGGQ; encoded by the coding sequence ATGGCTGAACGTGAACAAGTGCGAAAATCGTCATCGAATCGAGAGGAGGTCGTTGAGGAGGAGGCTGCGCCTTCGACGGAGCGCTCCGATCAGCTCAAGGCAGAGCTTGACGACATTCTCGACGAGATCGATGAGGTGCTAGAGGATAATGCGGAGGAGTTTGTCCGCAACTATGTCCAAAAAGGCGGACAGTAG
- the dop gene encoding depupylase/deamidase Dop, whose protein sequence is MSIPKVLGIETEYGIVVAGAPEANPITTSSMLINAYVSGLSERVEWDFVDESPGVDARGFALEGGSGIELDTHLVNAVLTNGARLYVDHAHPEYSSPECISPSQALLYDKAGEEVMIRAMANAKRLLPKGQEIVAYKNNSDRKGNSYGCHENYLVDRSIPFQKVVAELVPFFVTRQVMIGAGKVGSEFPGTGASKVPFQLSQRADFFEEEVGLETTLKRPIINTRDEPHSDGQRFRRLHVILGDANLSETSTWLKLGLTAIVLAMIEDGFLEDLKIEMADPVSSLREISWDPTLKQRVLLRDGRHLRALEIQEAYLEHAIAHAEHYGMAYLGNETDGPALLAEWERILCVLDDDPMELADTLDWVAKWQVVQGYQQRHGVENQDPRLAAIDLQYHDMRQQKSLFRRLPMRRRLEDDAIDAAVSNPPPDTRAFFRGTCLARFPGSIAAANWDSIIFDLGSDPLRRVPMMDPLRGTESHVGELLRRVKSAAELVEALGS, encoded by the coding sequence ATGTCAATACCAAAGGTGCTCGGCATTGAGACTGAATACGGGATTGTCGTCGCCGGCGCCCCGGAGGCGAACCCTATCACGACATCCTCGATGTTGATCAACGCCTATGTCTCCGGTTTATCGGAACGGGTGGAGTGGGATTTTGTCGATGAGTCTCCTGGTGTGGATGCTCGTGGTTTTGCCCTTGAAGGGGGATCTGGCATCGAACTGGATACCCATTTGGTGAATGCGGTGTTGACGAACGGAGCGCGACTCTACGTCGACCATGCGCACCCGGAGTACTCCTCCCCGGAGTGTATCTCTCCTTCTCAGGCGTTGCTTTACGATAAGGCTGGGGAGGAGGTCATGATCCGTGCCATGGCGAACGCGAAACGGCTTCTTCCAAAGGGCCAAGAGATCGTGGCCTACAAGAACAACTCCGATCGAAAGGGTAATTCGTATGGCTGCCACGAGAACTACCTGGTCGATCGTAGTATCCCCTTTCAAAAAGTGGTCGCTGAACTCGTTCCCTTCTTCGTGACTCGACAGGTCATGATCGGAGCTGGCAAGGTCGGCTCTGAGTTTCCGGGTACGGGCGCTTCAAAGGTGCCGTTCCAACTCTCACAGCGGGCTGACTTCTTTGAGGAGGAGGTTGGTCTTGAGACGACATTGAAGCGACCTATTATCAATACCCGCGACGAACCACATTCTGACGGACAACGTTTCCGACGGTTGCATGTGATATTAGGTGATGCCAACCTGTCAGAGACCTCCACTTGGTTGAAGCTGGGCCTTACTGCCATCGTACTCGCGATGATCGAGGATGGATTTCTTGAGGATCTCAAGATCGAGATGGCTGATCCGGTTTCGTCGTTGCGGGAGATCTCGTGGGATCCGACGCTCAAGCAACGAGTACTTCTTCGAGACGGGAGGCATCTCCGTGCTCTTGAGATTCAAGAAGCGTACCTTGAGCACGCAATCGCACATGCCGAGCACTACGGTATGGCGTATCTAGGAAATGAGACCGACGGTCCCGCACTACTGGCCGAGTGGGAGCGTATCCTGTGTGTTCTTGACGATGATCCCATGGAGTTGGCTGACACGCTCGATTGGGTGGCAAAGTGGCAAGTGGTTCAGGGTTATCAACAGCGACATGGCGTTGAGAACCAGGATCCTAGGCTCGCGGCGATCGATCTGCAGTATCACGACATGCGCCAACAAAAGTCGTTGTTTCGTCGCCTGCCGATGCGACGCAGGCTCGAGGATGACGCGATCGATGCGGCGGTGAGCAACCCTCCACCGGATACTCGTGCCTTTTTTCGAGGTACCTGTCTCGCCCGTTTCCCTGGCTCCATCGCGGCGGCCAACTGGGACTCCATCATCTTCGACCTTGGGTCGGACCCGCTGCGACGGGTACCCATGATGGACCCGTTACGCGGAACCGAGAGCCATGTTGGTGAACTTCTCCGCAGGGTGAAGAGTGCTGCCGAGTTGGTCGAGGCATTAGGTTCGTAA
- the arc gene encoding proteasome ATPase: protein MVDRKDSHDEQLTAQERQTVDALQVEVQELRRRVNDAPSRERALEEKLLEVSGALAQLQAKNEKLTFTLQQAREHIANLREEVEKLTQPPAAYGVFIGTNDDETVDIISSGRKMKVAVHPDIVLADLRHGQEVTLNESFAVIGVRDPDRSGEVAMVKDVLEDGERVVVVGRGDDERVALLSGVLRNTRVRVGDSVMVDPRSSMVLELLPKPEVEELALEEVPDISYSDIGGLDHQIEEIQDAVELPFLYRELFSNYRLPAPKGILLYGPPGCGKTLIAKAVANSLAKKIEQTSGRSVKSYFLNVKGPELLNKYVGETERQIRLIFQRAREKAEEGMPVIVFFDEMDSLFRTRGSGISSDMESTVVPQLLAEIDGVETLRNVIVIGASNREDLIDPAILRPGRLDVKIKIQRPDVKAANQIFSRYLTADLPLDKSEVDRLGNGDRQVAVQRMIETTVETMYAAVDANRFLEVTYQNGEKEVLYFKDFASGAMIENIVRRAKKLAIKREISGQPAGINQEDLLVSIAKEFKEHEDLPNTTNPDDWAKISGKKGERIVFMRILLSQEEGAEGGRAIERVATGQYL from the coding sequence ATGGTCGATCGCAAGGATTCCCATGATGAGCAGTTGACCGCACAAGAGCGACAGACGGTTGATGCGCTCCAGGTTGAAGTGCAGGAGCTACGACGTCGGGTCAATGATGCACCTTCGCGGGAACGCGCGTTGGAGGAGAAGCTGCTTGAGGTGTCGGGTGCACTAGCGCAGCTGCAGGCCAAGAATGAGAAGTTGACTTTCACCCTGCAGCAGGCGAGAGAACACATCGCCAATCTCCGCGAGGAGGTGGAGAAGCTAACCCAACCGCCAGCTGCCTATGGGGTGTTCATCGGCACCAATGATGATGAAACGGTGGACATTATCTCATCGGGGCGCAAGATGAAGGTGGCCGTCCACCCTGATATCGTCCTAGCGGACCTGCGACATGGGCAGGAGGTGACCCTCAATGAGTCCTTCGCTGTGATTGGTGTTCGTGATCCGGACCGCAGTGGCGAGGTCGCTATGGTCAAAGATGTCTTGGAGGATGGGGAACGGGTCGTCGTCGTTGGCCGCGGTGACGATGAGCGTGTGGCACTCTTGAGTGGGGTTCTGCGCAACACAAGAGTACGAGTTGGCGATAGCGTGATGGTAGATCCGCGATCGTCGATGGTGCTCGAACTGCTACCAAAGCCTGAGGTGGAGGAGCTCGCCCTCGAGGAGGTGCCTGACATCAGCTACTCCGATATCGGTGGACTCGACCATCAAATTGAGGAGATTCAGGACGCTGTTGAGCTACCGTTTCTCTATCGCGAACTGTTTTCGAACTATCGGCTCCCGGCCCCGAAGGGTATTCTGTTGTATGGCCCTCCTGGCTGTGGTAAGACGTTGATCGCTAAGGCGGTGGCCAATTCGCTGGCCAAGAAGATCGAGCAAACCTCTGGTCGGAGCGTAAAGAGCTACTTTCTCAATGTCAAGGGTCCCGAGCTATTGAACAAATACGTGGGCGAGACCGAACGCCAAATCCGGTTGATCTTCCAACGTGCCCGCGAGAAGGCGGAAGAGGGCATGCCGGTCATCGTCTTCTTCGACGAAATGGACTCGCTGTTCCGGACGCGAGGGAGTGGAATCAGTTCGGACATGGAGTCCACGGTGGTACCGCAGCTGTTGGCGGAGATCGATGGCGTTGAGACGCTTCGAAATGTGATTGTGATAGGGGCATCGAATCGTGAGGACCTGATCGATCCAGCAATTCTTCGACCCGGTCGTTTGGACGTGAAAATCAAGATTCAGCGACCGGACGTGAAGGCGGCAAATCAGATCTTTTCACGTTACCTCACGGCGGATCTACCTCTCGACAAGAGTGAGGTGGATCGTCTTGGCAACGGAGATCGGCAAGTAGCCGTGCAGCGCATGATCGAGACCACGGTGGAGACGATGTATGCGGCCGTCGATGCCAACCGGTTCCTAGAGGTCACCTATCAAAACGGAGAGAAAGAGGTCCTCTACTTCAAGGACTTCGCCTCTGGAGCCATGATTGAAAACATTGTGCGGCGTGCCAAGAAGCTTGCGATCAAACGCGAGATCTCTGGGCAGCCTGCTGGTATCAACCAGGAGGATTTGTTGGTCTCGATCGCCAAGGAGTTCAAGGAGCACGAGGATCTTCCGAACACCACCAATCCTGATGATTGGGCCAAGATTTCGGGCAAGAAGGGGGAGCGAATCGTCTTCATGCGTATTCTCCTTTCCCAGGAGGAAGGTGCAGAGGGTGGTCGCGCGATCGAACGGGTCGCCACTGGGCAGTATCTGTAA
- a CDS encoding ferredoxin, which translates to MKVWIDQDLCTGDGLCEEICPPVFTLLDDGLAYVKEGQEVLNNPGGAAQMAPVPADLEDAVTEASEECPGECIFVEND; encoded by the coding sequence ATGAAAGTCTGGATTGACCAGGATCTTTGCACCGGTGATGGCCTCTGTGAAGAGATCTGTCCGCCGGTTTTCACCCTGCTCGATGACGGTTTGGCTTATGTGAAAGAAGGCCAAGAGGTCTTAAATAATCCTGGTGGGGCTGCCCAGATGGCGCCGGTGCCTGCTGATCTTGAGGATGCTGTCACGGAAGCAAGTGAGGAATGCCCGGGAGAGTGTATCTTCGTCGAAAACGACTGA
- a CDS encoding tRNA (adenine-N1)-methyltransferase, whose protein sequence is MSSLSQVFQEGSFVLVVDPKDRRLLLRLEAGASANTHRGLLTHDSIIGVASGSTVLTGSGSTFVVYAPSFTDIVLEMPRGAQIIYPKDIAAMLGELSLQPGLRILEAGFGSGALTMGLLRYGARVVTVEKREDFANRGRKNVESFLPPELSTNLTVVHGDVLEVALDGVFDRVVLDLLDPWTVIPRVRPLLSNDGRVVIYVTNINQVQEVVRAVRSNALIVDSVKEILERSWVVNGDVVRPEQKMVGHTGFIISAKTTQPLAAKYRASEGPAEDPCVAESPSQERAVGPL, encoded by the coding sequence GTGAGCTCTCTCTCGCAAGTTTTCCAGGAGGGATCATTTGTGTTGGTCGTCGACCCAAAGGATCGGCGACTGTTGTTGCGTTTGGAGGCTGGAGCTAGCGCCAATACACATCGCGGGCTGCTTACCCACGACAGTATCATCGGAGTCGCCTCTGGTTCAACGGTGTTGACAGGTTCGGGTTCTACCTTCGTGGTGTACGCACCCTCCTTTACCGATATCGTCCTGGAGATGCCAAGAGGTGCGCAGATCATCTACCCCAAGGACATTGCAGCCATGCTTGGCGAGCTGTCACTGCAGCCGGGTCTACGCATACTCGAGGCAGGGTTTGGATCTGGGGCATTGACGATGGGGCTGCTGCGCTATGGGGCCAGGGTAGTGACGGTTGAGAAACGAGAGGACTTCGCCAACCGTGGGCGTAAAAATGTGGAAAGCTTCCTCCCACCAGAACTCAGTACGAACCTTACGGTGGTGCATGGCGATGTGCTCGAGGTGGCGTTAGACGGTGTCTTTGACCGCGTGGTACTCGACCTTCTCGATCCATGGACAGTGATTCCTCGGGTGCGTCCGTTGCTGAGCAATGATGGCAGGGTCGTCATCTACGTCACGAATATCAATCAGGTGCAAGAGGTAGTACGAGCGGTGCGTTCCAACGCACTGATCGTCGACTCGGTCAAGGAGATTCTTGAACGGAGTTGGGTCGTCAACGGCGATGTAGTACGACCAGAGCAAAAGATGGTGGGGCATACCGGTTTCATCATTAGTGCCAAAACCACCCAGCCACTCGCTGCGAAGTACCGAGCTAGCGAAGGTCCAGCTGAAGACCCATGCGTGGCGGAATCGCCTTCGCAGGAAAGAGCTGTAGGTCCGCTATGA
- a CDS encoding phage holin family protein: MSQRDDLKSAVSTSLQYVKQETIDPAKRLGGLLVWGVIASILTAFGFVLVALGLLRLLQDETGTTFQGHLDWLPYLITLVVVVVVLALTLKRIGKRGK, from the coding sequence GTGAGTCAACGAGATGATTTGAAGTCAGCAGTCTCAACGTCGCTACAGTATGTAAAGCAAGAGACGATTGACCCTGCCAAGCGACTCGGTGGCCTTCTCGTCTGGGGTGTGATTGCCTCGATCCTCACAGCTTTTGGGTTCGTTCTCGTGGCGTTGGGCTTGCTTCGATTGCTCCAGGATGAGACTGGTACCACCTTCCAGGGTCATCTGGACTGGCTCCCTTACCTCATTACGCTGGTGGTCGTTGTCGTTGTGCTTGCACTGACACTGAAGCGAATCGGAAAGCGAGGAAAGTGA
- a CDS encoding 6-phosphogluconolactonase, giving the protein MTQFHYEITEDVPGLFGTRINEHLTQEGLLLLSGGHTIMELLEPLKESLSARNGDPLAIGQVDERLVPADDDRSNWLHISNGLEGLDYMKLPMIQCHTPTEKQLLSDCDSPDTATRDARTALAKGYAKRYEFLLSEYQPWSVVHLGLGSDGHTASLFPNSEALGNCHTLVTANRDPSNTNPIERITLTFPALNRFAFRIIVATGPEKAAIVERAINGDGLPIHSLDRTNTLLLLDPAAASGLTT; this is encoded by the coding sequence GTGACACAATTCCACTATGAGATCACCGAGGATGTACCGGGGCTCTTCGGTACCCGTATCAACGAGCATCTCACCCAAGAGGGACTCTTATTACTATCGGGCGGCCACACCATTATGGAGCTCCTCGAACCGCTGAAGGAGTCACTCAGCGCCCGTAATGGAGACCCACTCGCGATCGGCCAAGTGGATGAGCGACTCGTCCCCGCCGATGACGATCGGTCGAACTGGCTACACATATCGAATGGGCTGGAAGGCCTTGATTACATGAAGTTGCCCATGATCCAATGCCACACCCCCACCGAAAAACAGCTCCTCTCCGATTGTGATTCACCCGACACGGCGACACGAGATGCGAGAACGGCACTGGCGAAAGGGTATGCAAAGCGCTACGAGTTCTTACTCAGCGAGTATCAGCCCTGGTCAGTGGTCCACCTTGGGCTAGGGTCCGATGGTCACACCGCCTCACTCTTTCCCAACTCCGAGGCTCTTGGCAACTGCCACACACTCGTGACGGCCAACCGAGATCCATCGAATACCAATCCGATCGAACGGATCACCCTCACATTCCCCGCCCTCAATCGGTTTGCCTTCCGGATCATCGTCGCAACCGGACCGGAGAAGGCCGCTATCGTTGAACGCGCCATCAATGGAGACGGTCTTCCCATCCACTCGCTCGATCGCACCAACACTCTCTTGCTGCTCGATCCAGCCGCTGCCAGCGGGTTAACAACCTAA